TGAAAAGCGCTGGTTCCGCTCCGCCGGGCAGCTGCGCGTGTCCGAAACCAGTTTCTTTGGGGAGCCGGCGCCCATCGGTACCGGGCTTCTGTTCAGCCACGAGAGTTGGGAAGAAGTGGTCGTGGGCATTGAAATCTGTGAGGACCTGTGGGCGCCGGTCCCCCCGAGCAGCTATCAGGCCGTGGCCGGCGCCACCATCATCGTGAACCCCTCGGCCAGCAACGAGATTATCGCCAAGAGCGAGTACCGCAGAGACCTGGTAAGACAGCAGTCCGCCCGCTTAAACGCCGGGTACCTGTACTGCTCCAGCGGCTATGGCGAGTCCACCACCGACCTCGTCTTTGGCGGCGACGCCCTCATCTATGAAAAGGGGGCGCTGCTGGCCCGGTCACGCCGTTTCCAGACCGAAAGCCAGCTGGTGGTGGCCGATATGGACGTGGAGGCCATCCTCCACGACCGTCAGCTCCAGAGCTCCTTCGGTGATTCGGTGGATATTCTGGAGGGGCACGTGTATGAGGAATGTCTCTTTTCGGCCTGCGACGCCCAGGACTGCCTGCGCAGCGTGAACCCACAGCCCTTTGTGCCTGCGGACACAGCACGCCGCAATGAGCGCTGTGAGGAAATCTTCAACATCCAGACCATGGCTCTGGGCAGCCGTGTGGCCCATATCGGCAGCCCGGCCATGGTGGTGGGCATCTCCGGCGGCCTGGATTCCACGCTGGCGCTGCTGGTCTGCGTGAACGTCTGCGACCAGTTCGGCATTGACAGAAAGCGCATCCACGCGGTCACCATGCCTGGCTTTGGCACGACCGACCGCACCTATGACAACGCGGTCAGCCTGATCCGTTCTCTGGGAGCCACCTTCCACGAAATCTCGATCAAGGACGCAGCCACACGCCATCTGGAGGACATCGGCCACGACCTGAGCGTCCACGACGTCACCTATGAGAACGCCCAGGCCCGGGAGCGGACCCAGATCCTTATGGATCTGGCCAACCGCCTGGACGGCCTGGTTATCGGTACCGGGGACCTGTCTGAGCTGGCCCTGGGCTGGGCCACCTACAACGGGGACCACATGTCAATGTACGGGGTTAACGGCGGCATTCCCAAGACCCTGGTGCGCTACCTGGTGCGCTACGTGGCCGACGAAAACCCTGACGAAGAAATCCGCCGGATTCTCTACGATGTGCTGGATACCCCCGTATCGCCCGAGCTGCTGCCCCCGGACGCATCGGGTAAAATCGCCCAGAAAACCGAGGATCTGGTGGGCCCCTACGAGCTCCACGATTTCTTCATGTACCATGTGCTGAGAAACGGCTACAGCCCGGACAAGATTTATTACCTGAGCCGGCGGGCTTTTGAGGGGGCCTATGACGACGCCACCCTTTACAAGTGGCTGCGCAATTTTTACTGGCGCTTCTTTACCCAGCAGTTCAAGCGCTCCTGCCTGCCCGACGGCCCCAAGGTAGGCACCGTGTCCCTGTCCCCGAGGGGGGACTGGCGCATGCCCTCAGACGCTAAGGTGGCCGAGTGGACCCGCGCGCTGGACGCGTTCCGGTCAGCCGGGGTGTAAAAAAAGGAGGTATGGTCTGTTTCAGACCGTACCTCCTTTTTAATGAAACCCCTCGCCGCCCATGGCTTCAAGCCCCTCACGCACCTTTTCCTCTGCCAGCTTTGGCAGGTTCTTCCAGTCGGCCCGGGTGTAGTCCTCGGTGTCGATGGGGGGCAGTACCTTGATGGCGATGTCGGCCGGATGAATCCAGAGATTGTCGCGGCCCATGAGCTTGTCCGTATCCTTTATGCAGAAAGGAACCACGGGCACCTTGTTGTTCTGGGCGATTTTAAACGCCCCGGCCTTAAATTCGCCCAAATAGCCGTCTTTGGTGCGGGTGCCTTCTGGAAAGACAACCATGGAGTAGCCCTCGGCCACCCAGTATTCCGCCTCTTTGATGTTTTTGATGGCCTCACGCGGGTTATCCCGGTCCAGGAACACACAGTGCAGCTCCTCCATCCACGCGCGGATCAGCGGGATTTTGCCAATTTCCTTCTTGGCCACCAGCGGCTTGGTGTCATCGCCCAGATAGCCCAGAACCAGGGGAATGTCAAAGTAGCTGCGGTGGTTGGAAACGTAGACCGCAGGCTCATCAGGCATGTTCTCAAGCCCCTCCACCGAGACAGTGCCCCCGGCAGTGCGGATCATGCTCCTGGCCCAGGGGCCGACCGCCTTTCGGACGACCGCGTCATGAGCGGCCCGGTCGCCCGCGCCCACAAGCCTGCGGGCCTTAAAACGGCTGGGTAAAAGGGCCAGCTGATACAGCCAGAAATGGATAAACCATAGAATTGTTCTCAAATTTGTCTCCTTCTCAACGTATTTCTGCCACAGCCAGCTTGATCTTGACGCCCTGGTCTGTAAACATCCGCTCGTGCTCAGTCACGATGTTGCCCGGGTATTCATCCGACGCGTGCAGGTCCCGGATCAGTGTCGTCACCCGGAAGCCCGAGTCCTCAAAGTATTTCAGCGACGCCTCAAACAGAGGATCGTCGTCGGTCTTGAAGTGGATCTGCGCCCCGGGAACCATGAATTTTTTGTACTGCTCAAGCTGGCGGGAGTGGGTCAGCCGCTTTTTCTGGTAACGGCGCTTGGGCCAGGGGTTGCAGAAGTTAATATAGATCCGCTCCACCGCATCCTCAGGCGAGAGCATCTCCCCGATACGGGCGATGTCCCAGGCGGTCAGGCGGACGTTATCCACCGCTTTGGGCGCGTAGGCCTGCTCCACGTTGCGCTTGGACAGCCCCAGCACCGCGTCGATCATGTCCACCGCCAGATAGTTGACCTCGGGATGGCGTCTGCCCAAAGCGGCGATAAAGGTACCCTTGCCGCAGCCCAGCTCCAGATGCAGAGGCGCCCTGCGCTCAAAAGCGTCCTGCCAGTGCCCCCGCAGTTCAGTGGCTTCCGGAATAAAAAAGCCGCAGGCTAAGAGCTCGGGCCGGGCCCAGGGTTTTGGTCGAATATGCATAAATGCCCTCCGTCAATTGTTTTGTTCAAAAAAATGGGATTATTTCCTAGGATATATTACCATTTGCCTCGGCATCCGTCAATTTTAAATTATTATCCGAAGTGTTAAAAAAAGTAAAGCTATTTTTGTGGGATCTGTGATATAATTTGCCTAGACAAGTATACTACAGCGGTCGTCCGGCCGTCGACAATGAGCAAACTGCGGCGTTGCGGCCTTTTTTAAATTCAGTTACATATTGTAGATATGCGCCTTCATTTAAAAAAAGCCGCGCCTTGCATTTTGCCCATTCTCTTAGACCGTTGGTCGTCCGTCGATAAAGAACAAGCTGCTGGAAAAGTGGCGAAGTCCGAGACTGCGCCTTTTATCCAGATAACAAAAAAGGTCCAGGCGCTGTGGTAAACGCAAGCCGGGAGCAAGAGCGACTGGCGCTCTTAATGCTACTGCGAAGCGGTAGCAACCGAAACCATCAACGATCAATTATATAAAAATTTGGAGAGAACATTATGTTAGAAATGTTAATCAATGCCATCGAGGAGCTGGATGAAGAAAAAGTTCTAAAGATTGTGAAACGCTGTGTGGCGGCGGGGACGCCGCCCAAGGATATCTGGATGGCCCTCAATAAGGGGCTGGAAAAGGTCGGTCTGCGCTATGAGACCGGCGAGTACTCCATCGCGGACCTCATGGTCGTGGGCATTATTTTTGAAAATGTGCTGGAGTACACCAATATGTGTGATATTTACGACAGCATCGAAGCCGGGGAGTTTGGAAAGACCATGCTGTTAGGTACGGTCGAGGGGGATATCCATGACATCGGCAAGTCGATTTTTAAGGGCGCCATGCAGGCCGGCGGGTTCATTGTCAGGGACCTGGGTGTGGATGTCAAGGCCCAGGATTTTGTGGAGGCTGCCAGGAAGTACAAGTGTGAGATCATCGGTCTGAGCGCTGTGCTCACCGACTGTATCCTCTCGGTCAAGGAAGTGGTGGACGCCTTTGTGGACGCGGGCATGCGGGACCAGGTCAAGATCATCATCGGCGGCTGTGTGGCCAACAAAACCGTCAGTGATTTCGTGGGTGCTGACGCCTACACCAAATCGGCCATCAAAGGGGTGGAAATCTGTCAGGGATGGTTAAAAGATGAGCAAAAATGAAGTCAAATACCTCAATATTGCCGATTCCATTAAGATCAAGATCCTCAGCAACATCTATAAACCCGGCGACCTGCTGCCATCGGAGAACAGCCTCTGTGAGGAGTACGCCGTCAGCCGCATGACCATCCGCAAAGCCATCGAGGTGCTCATCGGCGAGGGGTACCTGATGTCGTCCCCGGGCAAGGGGACCTATGTGCGGGAGTACTCTCTGAATAAATTTGAGGTGGGCTTTCAAATTGATGAGATCATCCACGGGGGATACAGCCACGCCAAGCTCATCCATGCCAAAATCATGGCGCCCACCATCGAGCTGGTCTACCACCTCCAGGTGGCCCCCAAGACTAAGATCGTCTGTATCCGCTCCATGCTGTTCCAGGGGGAGCGGCCTGTGGCCCTGGATGAGAAGTACATTCCTTATTTTCCGGGCATGAACATCAAGGAGGACAGCTTCAGCTACCGCGATATGGTCAGCATTATCTTTGGTGAGAACTACGGCTTTGGCTACTGGGAGGAGATTTTTGTCACCGGTGTGATGACCGACGCCGAGATCGGCGCTTTTTTCGAGGAAATGACCGGGGAGCCCCGGAAAAAGCAGAAATTTATGATGCTCTTTGAGCAGAAGTTGTACGATTCTGACGATATTCCCATTGGCTACGGCAAGCTGTATGTGGAGAGCGATTTGTGCCGCCTCCGCGGCAATTCCAGAGTGTAGAGGTGTGCTGTGAAGACCTATGAATTTATTCTGAACGATATTCAGGCCAAAATTGAAAAGGGCGATTACAAGCCTGAGGAACAGCTCCCCTCGCTGCGGGAGTTCTCGAAAATCTACACGACCACACCGGTCACGGTAAAGAAGAGCCTGGCGATTCTGGAGGAGCGCGGTTATGTGTATGTGGTGGACCGAAAGGGCTTCTTTGTGAGCTCGAGCAACCATAAAACCTACACTATGATCTTTCATGAGACCAAGAGCATCGACCACCTGACTGACATCCGCCTTGAGAAGATCGAGGAGGTGAGCGGCGGGGCCCTGCGGGAGCGGTTTGGCATGGATGTGCCGCCCCAGACCCGCTGCCTGCGGGCCGTACGGATTCTCTACAACCGGGACATGCCCATTGGCCTGGATGTCAAGTATATTATCCACAATGTCCGGAGCGCCTCGCCGGTCCGAAACCCGGAGCGGCTCATGGATTCGCTGAACCTGGTGCTGGGCAATTACGACATTTACAAGGAACTTGAGATCACGCTCATGACGGACAACGCCCCGGTCCGGGACACGCTGTTCATTGACGCCGATGACGGTGTCTTTGAGTTTAAGCAGACCTACCGCACCGAGAACGGCCAGCTCGTCGGGGTGTCAGAAACCTATGTGCCCTGCGAGGAAATGCAGTTAAAAATGAAATATTAAAGGGAAAGGGTATCGCCGCGATACCCTTTGTTTTTGTACAGGTGACCTTCATTATTTTATTGATATATACAGTTATATGATCTGTTATATATTTTTTGATCAAATTCTATTGACAGAAACCGTTGCACGTGTTATAGTTGTAGCATACTTGTATATGACACATGGTCCGGACCCAAGTGTTATCAGTTTTTATGGAGGGGAAAAATGAATAAAAACGAAGTGACAAACGAAAGCATCAGCGGCTTTACCCGGAACGCGGTAATCGGTATTATCAGCTCCGGTGCGGTAGTAGTTTATCTGACATTCCTGATCCGGTACGTCTTTTACGAACCGGTTTTACAGAGTCTCGCACTCTCAAACGAACAGCTTGGTGTGCTCTATGGCCTTTATGGCACAACGGCCATGATTTCTTACCTGCCTGGCGGTATTCTGGCAGACAAAATTCGCGTCAAATACCTGGCGACTGCCGGCTTTGGTCTTTCTGCAATTTTAACTTTCTGGTACGCGACACTGCCGAGCTATGAGACACTGAAGGTGATCTTCCTGCTCATGGGGGTCTGCACGACCTTTATTTACTGGGGCGTCCGCTATAAGGGCATCCGCCTTGTCAGCACAGACAACACCTATTCCAGAAATATCGGCATCAGCTACGGGATCGTCGGGATTCTCGGCTTAGTGGTCAACTTTATCTCCATGTGGATCTTCGACCTCTTTGCGGATCCGGCTTCCGGCTTCAACATGGTGCTCATGTTCTACGCATTCTTAAACATCGCCTTTGCCGTGGCATCTTTCTTCCTGATTCCGAAATTTGAAGGCGAAATCATCAAAACAAAGAAAAAATTCGATTTATCTGAGCTGGTGGCAGCCGTTAAGCACCCTGGTGTATGGCTGACAACCCTGTGTATGTTCTTTACCTATACGGTTTATACCTCCCTCAGCTATACGGTGCCTTACGTACAGGCTGTATTTGGCGCCAGCGTCGCTATGGCTGCGCTTATGGGCAATATCCGTATGTACGGTACTTCGCTCTTTTCGTCACCGATCATCGGGGCCCTCGCGACAAAGATCAAATCGCCGGCCAAAACCATTCTGCTGTGTATGGCCATCACGGCCATCTGCCTCTTTGTCATTGTTCTGGCGCCGCAGACCGCAGGCTTTATGATTCCGGCCATTATCCTGATCATGATTCTGTCCTTCTTCTTAAGCGGGGCATATGGGGTTGAATCCTCTCTGTTCACAGAAACCAAGGTACCGGCAGCCATCTTCGGCTCTGCCTCTGGTATTCTGTCACTGATCGGCTTCCTGCCAGATATGTTCGTATCACCGATCGCCGGTAAATGGCTGGACAGCTATGGAAACCAGGCCTATACCTATATCTTCATCGCCCTGGGCGTCAGCGCGATCCTGTCCATGGGCTGCGCGCTGCTGGTACTGGTCTACAATAAGAAAAAAGGGATCTCAATCGAAGAACCCGCTGAAGAAACACAGGCATCATAAGAAAACAACTAGGGAACTTGAAGGAGAGAATAACATATGGAACTTGAAAAACTGTTTTTACAGGCTAAGGATGTTGAATTTATTCACGAACAGTCCGCAAAATTACTGAAGGAAACCGGCTGCGTGTTTGAGGATGACCGCGCAATCGAAATTTTCAAAAAACACGGTGCCACTGTGGATGGCTACACCGTTCATTTTACCGATGAACTCATTGCCAAGGGCCTGTCCACCGTCAGCCAGGAATTTGATATCCTGCGTCCGGACGGCACCAGCTATCACATGGGCGGGGGAAGCCTCACCATGGCCACAGCCGGCAGTCCACCGTACGTGATGGAAAACGGCGAGTTCCGTTTTGCCGAAATGCACGACTATGTCGATATCTGCAAGCTGGTACAGACCAGTGACTGCATTGACATGACCCATCTTCTCCTCTGCGATACCTATGACGTCCCGAGAGAAGACCGCTCCTACAACATGGCCGCCGCGCTGCTGAACTACACAACACTGCCGATTTCACTGACAGCGCTGGCAACCAAGCTGCACGATTCCGGCACAGTGGCCACCAATGTGGTTAAAATGGTACAGGATTTCGTGGATGTCCATGACAAATATGTGGCGGTTGGCTGTATCAGCCCAATCTCACCGCTGGCATGGGTTAAGGACAGCCTGGATGCCATGTTTGCCTACTGTGAGCTGAACCAGCCCATGCAGCTGGCAACCTGCTCACTGCCGGTACTCACGAGTCCTGCCTCCATTCTGGGCACCATTATCCAGAACAATGCAGAGCTGCTGGCCGTTACCGTGCTTATCCAGCTCATCAAACCGGGTCTGCCGATTTTCTACGGCAGCACCTCCACTTCCACAAACCTGAGAGCAGTATCCATGGCTCTGGGCAACAGTGAAACAGCCCTGATCTCTTTGGCGAGCGCCGCCATGGCCAAACATTACAGAATGCCGTTCAGAACCTCCGGCGCCCTCAACGACGCCATTGATGTTGACTACCAGGCAGGGGTTGAATCCACCCTCAACCTGATGAGCGGCACCCTCAGCAGCACAGACCTGATCTTCTTCAGCTGCGGGATGCTCAGCGGATTTAATGTCAGCTCTCTGGAAAAATATGTGGCGGATGAACAGCTCATCAAGATGCTGAAACGCATGACCCAGGGGATTGCCATTGACTACAATAAAGATTATACTAAAGAGATCAGCAAGGTCGGCCCGAGAGGCAACTTCATGTCTGGCCGTACCCCCAAGGAATACCGCAACGAGCACTATGTGCCCGATATGTTTGTGAAGGTAGACTACAACACCTGGCAGACAGAGGATAAAAAATCCGTCAAAGAAAAGGCATCCGAAAAGGTAGCTGAACGCCTAGCTGCCTATCAGGAACCGGAAAAGACACCGGAACAGATGAAAGTCATTGAAAAATATTTAATTAAGTAAACGGCATAGACGGGCGCGCAACAGGCAAGCCCGTCTTTGTTTTTTGAATTTAAGAAACGGAAGTGGAATATGGACCCGCAAAAAAACAAAATCCCCATTGATAAAACCATTTTTTTCGGCGCGCTGCTGCTCATGCTCCTGGTATCTGCGGCCTGCCTTGCCTTTCCGGAACAGGCGCTCTCTGTATCCGGTGTGCTCAGGAACTTTGTCATCACAAAATTTGACTGGTTTTTCCTGCTTTTCGGGCTGGGGGTGTTCATTGTCTGTATTGTGGTGGGCTGCAGCCGGTTCGGCAAGATCCGCCTTGGCGGCGAGGGGGAGCCGCCAGCCTACAGCTTCTACAGCTGGCTGGCCATGATTTTCTTTTCAGCCATTGGCTCCTCTGCTATCCTCTGGTCCGTGTGCGAGCCGCTGAATTATATCGAGTCGCCACCCTTTGGCTATGAGCCCTACTCCCTTGAGGCCTTTAACATGGCCATTCCCTACGGCCTTTTTCACTGGGGGCCTGTGGCCTGGTCCTTTTACGCGCTGTCCGGACTGGTGGTCTCCTATTATTTTCTGGTGCTGAAGCGCAGGAACCTGAAAATATCCGGCGTAATGACCGACCTGATCGGTGAGAAGGCCGCGAAAGGCGTTCCGGGCAAGGCCATTGACATCGTGACGATTTTTGCGACCTTCTGCACCTTTGCGCCGGCCCTCGGCTTAGGGGTGCCCCTGCTCTCAGTGCTCATCTGTAAGATTACCGGGCTGCCGGACACCACTGAGCTTCAGGTGGTGGTGCTGGTGGTCTGGATGTTTATTTTCTCCATCAGCGTTTACCGTGGGCTGGACAAGGGCATCAAGATTCTCAGCGACATTAACATGTATCTGCTCATTGGCGTCATACTGTTTATCTTTTTTGCCAGCGGCGCCCGCTATATTCTGGCGGCCTCGGTCGAGGAATTCGGGACTCTGCTCAGCAATTTCCTCCGCATGAACAGCTACAGCGACGTGTTCGGCGGCGGAACCTTTGCCCAGGACTGGACGGTTTTTTACTGGAGCTGGTGGGTGGCCTCTGTGCCCTTTATGGCTATTTTTATCGCCAGGGTATCCAAGGGGCGTACAGTCCGCGAACTGGTTTTCGGCATCATGGGCGCCGGCTCGGCCGGTACCATGGCGATTTTCTGCGTGCTGGGCAATTACGCCCTCAAGCTGCAGAGCAGCGGCGTGGTGGATCTGGCAAAGATCAACGCCGAACAGGGGAGCAATTATGCGGTGCTCGCCATGCTGGACCAGCTGCCCTTTAAAAACGTGATCATTGTGGGCGTGATCCTTCTGTACTTTGTTTTCCTGGCCACCTGTGTGGATTCCTGCGCCTTCACCATGGGCTGTATCGCGTCAAAGGAGATGACCGATATCAGCCAGCCGGCCCGCTGGAACCGCCTGTCCTGGTCCATCGCCATCGCCGTTCTCGGTGTGGCAGTGCTGAAGCTCGGCGGCGGCATCAACGCCCTGCAGACCTTTGTCATTGTCGTGGGCCTGCCCTCAGCCATTCTGACCATTGCCATGACCGTTTTGCTGTTCCGGTGGCTGAAAAAGAGAGACATAAAAGAAAAGCCGTAAGCTTCAACCCGTATCGCCGCGATACGGGTTGTTTTTTGGTACGGTTTCAAACGCACCATACCCCTTGGTGGAAGGAACTAAAGGCGAGGCCCTGTCTTTCATCCAGATGAGAAAAAGCATCCAGGCGATGGGGTGACGGCCATGAATCGAGACTTTTGTTTGGAACAGCCGGACAGGGATGAGTGGCTTATGATCGTTTGATAAGAATGCTTCTGAGTTTTTTCTGTCTGCAGGACGGCTTTTTCTCCCTTAGGTGAAAGACGCCGCCTTTTGGGCTTTGCGGTATGGTCTGAAACGCACCGTACCAAACAACTAAAAATAAAGATAAATTTTTGATTTCTGCTTGACTTTCTCAAAGAATAAATATACCCTATAGGGGTATAGAGTAAGTAAGGAGGAAATCATGATGACTTGGCTAAAAGATGAAGAAAAAAGAACGGTTGCGGCCATGGTGATCTCAGCACTGGCGCTGGGAATCCATTTCGTGGCGGGCGACCGTCTGGCTTTTGATTTATCGTGGATTGCTGTTGTTTTATGCGGCCTGCCGATTATAATCGGCGCGGTGGCCGCAGTGATAAAAGAGTTTGACATCCGGGCGGATGTGCTGGTCTCCATCGCGATCATTGCCTCAGTGGCTATCGGCGAGGTTTTTGCAGCGGGCGAGATCGCAGTGATCATGACCCTTGGCGGTTACTTAGAGGAAAGAACCGTAAATAAAGCCCGGAAGGGCATCGAGCGTCTGGTGGATCTGACACCGGAAAAAGCCCGCGTGATGCGGGATGGCGTGGAAGTTGTCATCGACGTGGAGGATGTGGCAGTAGGCGAAGCAGTGCGTGTGCTGCCCGGAGAAAAAATACCCGTAGACGGTATCGTGCTCTGTGGCGATACGGCGGTAGACCAGTCTCTGATGACTGGAGAATCCCTGCCTGTCGATAAGGAAAAGGGTGATGAGGTATTCTGCGGGACCATGAACCAGTTTGGGACAGTGGATATCCGCGTGACCAGGGCGGCTGAGGACAGCTCCCTGAAACGGATGATCCGCCTGGTTGAGTCTGCCGACGCGGGCCGCGCACCCATATCACACCTGGCAGACCGTTTAGCCACCGTCATTGTAGTGCTGGCGCTGACCGCTGCCGTTGTTACCGGCCTGGTAACCGGAGAGCTGACCCGCGCGGTCACAATCCTGGTGGTGTTCTGTCCCTGCGCGCTGGTGCTCGCCACGCCCACAGCCATCATGGCAGGGATCGGCAACGCGGCTAAAAATGGCATTCTGATCCGGTCTGGCGATGTACTGGAGCGGCTTGCATCTGTGGGCCGCATTGCCTTTGACAAAACCGGCACCATCACCTACGGAAAGCCCTGTGTGCGTGCTTTTGAGTGTGAGGAGGCGTGGGAAAAGGACGCGCTGCTCAAATGGACCGCAGCCGCCGAAGCCCGCTCAGAGCATCCTCTCGGTAAAGCGGTCTCAGAGCATTATGCCGAAGGGCATCCGGAGCCGCTGCCAGAACCGTCGGAATTTGCGATGCTGCCCGGTAAAGGCGTTCATGCGGTGGTAGAAGGGCATGAAATCGCAGCCGGAAACCGAAAACTTCTGGATGTGATGGGCATTACTGTGACGGAAAGCCTTGAAAAATCAGCGAAAAAATACCTGAGTGAGGGCGGCACCATTATTTATATCGCGGTGGATGGAAAAGCAGCGGGCTACGCAGTGCTGGCAGATACCCTCCGCAACAATGCGCCGAATATGGTTGAAAAACTGAGGGCACAGGGGCTTAAAACCGCCCTGATCACCGGCGACCACCGGGCCGCGGCACTTTATATGGCAGAGCGGGCCGGCATTGACACCGTCGAAGCCGACTGTCTGCCCGAGGATAAGATCGACGTGATCAAGCGACTCCAGGGGAAGGGGCAGGAGAAGGTCTGTATGATCGGCGACGGCATCAACGACGCGCCGGCCCTGAAAACAGCCGACGTGGGCCTGGCCATGGGAGATATTGGCTCAGACATCGCTATGGACGCCGCCGACGCGGTGTTTGTGGGCGACGATGTGATGAAGGTGCCCTATCTGATGACACTGTCCCAGAAAACCATGCGGACCATCCGCGTCAATATTTTTCTGTCCCAGGCGCTCAACGCAGTGGCGGTAGTGCTGGCCATGACCGGGATCATGGGGCCGGTGGCCGGCGCGCTGGTCCACAATGTGGGCTCGGTGGCAGTCATCATCAGCTCAGCCATGCTGCTGAACTTTAATGAGAAGAAAAACGGGAAGGACCGGCAGAAAACGTCCGGTTCTCTGAAATTATCGCAGTCGTAGGCTGACCTCGCCAGAGACGATGGACTGAAAGGTTCCATCGTCTTTTTTTAGGATCAGGTGCCCCGCGTCATTGATATCGCTGACCACGCCCTCCAGGGTTTCCCGGCCGTTCAGGATGGTAACCGGCTTTCCGATTACCATGGAGTGCTTCCGGTAGTCGGCCATGACAGCGCCGGCCTCGGGAATGCAGGTGAGGCGGCTCAGGCGGTTGACCAGCTCGGCGGCCAGCCGGCTGCGGAGCTGCCCGTCCGGCGCTTCCTTAAAGAGGGCACCCGCCACAGACTGGAGCTCTTCGGGAAAACCCTGCTTTGGTTCGGTAAAATTGATCCCGGCGCCGAGGACAATGTAGTCAATATTCCCGGTTTCAAAGTCGGCGGCCGCCTCGGTAAGAATGCCGCAGATTTTTTTATCCTTTATATAGAGGTCGTTGACCCATTTGATCTCGGGCTCCAGGCCCGTCACGTCCGCGATGGCCTGACGGATCAGAACGCTGGCGGCAATGGTGATAAAGAGGGACTGGCTGATGGCAGTGCCGGGCCGCAAGATAATACTCAGATAAATCCCGGAGCCGCCGGGTGAAAAGAAAGTGCGCCCCATGCGCCCGCGTCCGCCGGTTTGGGATTCAGCGATGATGACTGTGCCGTCCGGCGCCCCGGCCAGGGCCCGCTCCTTGCCCAAGCTGTTGGTGGAGTCAAGGGAGGGGTAGACCTCCAGACGATCCGCCTGCGCAGGGTCCTTCAGCCAGGGCGCGATGGAGGCAGCGGAGAGAATATCATTGCTCTTGCACAGGGTGTAGCCCTGCCTGGTTTTGGATGTGATCTGGTAGCCCTTATCTCTGAGGCCCTTGATGGCTTTCCAGACAGCGCTCCGGGAGAGGCTCAGCTTTTCTGCCAGCGCTTCGCCGGATACAGGCTCGCCCCGGTTTTCCTCCAGTATTTTTAAAAGGTCGGTTTGTGTGGACATGGGCAGTTCTCCTTTATATTTGTTAGTATTATTATAAGATAGAAGAAAAGCAGCGGTCAATGTAAGAATCATCTGAGGGCAAAATATTGCTGTTTTTCGCGCTCAGAATCTTTAAATAAACCTTAAAAAGGTTACAGGAGTAAAAATATGACTTTTGTATTTAAAAGAGGAAAGTAAATAAAAAAGGAATATTTTGCCATTAAAATAAAATGATTCTTAATTGATGGACAATTTAATGCCTATTTCAGTCAAAATAATCTAAAATGTCAAAAATTTGGTTAAAAAAGTGCACGTTTGTGTTATAATATTATTCAAACAAGAGTTTTTAAAGTAAGATCATTAAAATAAAGAGGTTAATCTATGAGAGTCTTATTAAAAATCACAGATATCATCGATGTGGAAGTGCTGCAGAAAATTCAAGATTCTTTTTCAGATGCAACAGGCTTTGCAACCATTACCGTAGATTACAAGGGAAACCCCATTACAGAATACAGTAATTTTTCCGGCTACTGCACCAAGGTGCGCGAGGACGCCAAGTGTCTCGAGTGCTGCTATCGTTCCGATGCTCACGGAGGCATTG
The DNA window shown above is from Eubacterium limosum and carries:
- the trmB gene encoding tRNA (guanosine(46)-N7)-methyltransferase TrmB, with product MHIRPKPWARPELLACGFFIPEATELRGHWQDAFERRAPLHLELGCGKGTFIAALGRRHPEVNYLAVDMIDAVLGLSKRNVEQAYAPKAVDNVRLTAWDIARIGEMLSPEDAVERIYINFCNPWPKRRYQKKRLTHSRQLEQYKKFMVPGAQIHFKTDDDPLFEASLKYFEDSGFRVTTLIRDLHASDEYPGNIVTEHERMFTDQGVKIKLAVAEIR
- a CDS encoding cobalamin B12-binding domain-containing protein; its protein translation is MLEMLINAIEELDEEKVLKIVKRCVAAGTPPKDIWMALNKGLEKVGLRYETGEYSIADLMVVGIIFENVLEYTNMCDIYDSIEAGEFGKTMLLGTVEGDIHDIGKSIFKGAMQAGGFIVRDLGVDVKAQDFVEAARKYKCEIIGLSAVLTDCILSVKEVVDAFVDAGMRDQVKIIIGGCVANKTVSDFVGADAYTKSAIKGVEICQGWLKDEQK
- a CDS encoding lysophospholipid acyltransferase family protein; this translates as MRTILWFIHFWLYQLALLPSRFKARRLVGAGDRAAHDAVVRKAVGPWARSMIRTAGGTVSVEGLENMPDEPAVYVSNHRSYFDIPLVLGYLGDDTKPLVAKKEIGKIPLIRAWMEELHCVFLDRDNPREAIKNIKEAEYWVAEGYSMVVFPEGTRTKDGYLGEFKAGAFKIAQNNKVPVVPFCIKDTDKLMGRDNLWIHPADIAIKVLPPIDTEDYTRADWKNLPKLAEEKVREGLEAMGGEGFH
- a CDS encoding NAD(+) synthase codes for the protein MKDLGYIRTACAVPVIKVGDCAANAEAILSLCAESFDKQVGIVVFPELCVTGYTCGDLFFQRTLQKAAAAAVDKIKAWSEGKAMLIVVGAPVAVGSGLYNCAVAISDGEILGIVPKTYVPDNQEYYEKRWFRSAGQLRVSETSFFGEPAPIGTGLLFSHESWEEVVVGIEICEDLWAPVPPSSYQAVAGATIIVNPSASNEIIAKSEYRRDLVRQQSARLNAGYLYCSSGYGESTTDLVFGGDALIYEKGALLARSRRFQTESQLVVADMDVEAILHDRQLQSSFGDSVDILEGHVYEECLFSACDAQDCLRSVNPQPFVPADTARRNERCEEIFNIQTMALGSRVAHIGSPAMVVGISGGLDSTLALLVCVNVCDQFGIDRKRIHAVTMPGFGTTDRTYDNAVSLIRSLGATFHEISIKDAATRHLEDIGHDLSVHDVTYENAQARERTQILMDLANRLDGLVIGTGDLSELALGWATYNGDHMSMYGVNGGIPKTLVRYLVRYVADENPDEEIRRILYDVLDTPVSPELLPPDASGKIAQKTEDLVGPYELHDFFMYHVLRNGYSPDKIYYLSRRAFEGAYDDATLYKWLRNFYWRFFTQQFKRSCLPDGPKVGTVSLSPRGDWRMPSDAKVAEWTRALDAFRSAGV
- a CDS encoding GntR family transcriptional regulator — encoded protein: MSKNEVKYLNIADSIKIKILSNIYKPGDLLPSENSLCEEYAVSRMTIRKAIEVLIGEGYLMSSPGKGTYVREYSLNKFEVGFQIDEIIHGGYSHAKLIHAKIMAPTIELVYHLQVAPKTKIVCIRSMLFQGERPVALDEKYIPYFPGMNIKEDSFSYRDMVSIIFGENYGFGYWEEIFVTGVMTDAEIGAFFEEMTGEPRKKQKFMMLFEQKLYDSDDIPIGYGKLYVESDLCRLRGNSRV
- a CDS encoding GntR family transcriptional regulator, encoding MKTYEFILNDIQAKIEKGDYKPEEQLPSLREFSKIYTTTPVTVKKSLAILEERGYVYVVDRKGFFVSSSNHKTYTMIFHETKSIDHLTDIRLEKIEEVSGGALRERFGMDVPPQTRCLRAVRILYNRDMPIGLDVKYIIHNVRSASPVRNPERLMDSLNLVLGNYDIYKELEITLMTDNAPVRDTLFIDADDGVFEFKQTYRTENGQLVGVSETYVPCEEMQLKMKY